The following are encoded together in the Pleurocapsa sp. FMAR1 genome:
- the aroH gene encoding chorismate mutase, translated as MEWKVRGIRGATTVAKNAPRAIAEAVNELLDEIEAHNQFRAEDIVCVFFTTTADLDTMFPAAAARKRPGWDHVPLIDLDQMKVKGSLEYCIRILIQVNTPHAQSAMVHCYLRQAQNLRPDLDLQIYS; from the coding sequence GTAGCTAAAAATGCACCAAGAGCGATCGCCGAGGCAGTTAATGAACTATTAGATGAAATTGAGGCGCACAATCAATTTCGAGCAGAAGATATAGTTTGCGTCTTTTTTACTACCACTGCCGATCTTGACACTATGTTTCCTGCTGCTGCTGCCAGGAAACGTCCTGGTTGGGATCATGTTCCTCTAATAGATCTAGATCAAATGAAAGTGAAAGGCAGCTTAGAATATTGCATCAGGATTTTAATTCAAGTCAATACTCCTCATGCTCAATCGGCAATGGTACATTGTTATTTGCGACAGGCGCAAAATTTACGTCCAGACTTAGATCTTCAAATCTATAGCTGA